Proteins encoded in a region of the Solirubrobacterales bacterium genome:
- the carA gene encoding glutamine-hydrolyzing carbamoyl-phosphate synthase small subunit, whose translation MTPGYVLLEDGARFDGELEEGAGSVTGEVVFNTGMTGYQESVTDPSYAGQIITFTYPLIGNYGVAQAAMESDRAQARGVIMREGKNSEDSPDAEGGWLDWLRDCGVPAISGVDTRALVRHIRDRGAMRGGIFPGELPEPEARERVDAEPSMSGADLAREVTSAEPVELGAQSPSEASGPHVVGIDTGIKLSIIRQLRERSCRLTLLPCSVSADEVLARDPDLVLLANGPGDPAALDYIVETIRELVGKRPVFGICLGHQLLCRAVGLETFKLPFGHRGANHPVKDLATGRIEITSQNHGFAVQGPNGELRIEADEPIRWETDFGAGELSHLNLYDRTVEGLVLREVPGATVQYHPEAAPGPHDARYLFDRFLDLASA comes from the coding sequence GTGACGCCCGGCTACGTGTTGCTGGAGGACGGCGCGCGCTTCGACGGCGAGCTGGAAGAGGGCGCCGGATCGGTCACCGGGGAGGTGGTCTTCAACACCGGGATGACCGGCTACCAGGAGTCCGTGACGGATCCCTCGTACGCGGGGCAGATCATCACCTTCACGTATCCGCTGATCGGCAACTATGGGGTCGCGCAGGCGGCGATGGAGTCGGATCGTGCCCAGGCGCGCGGAGTGATCATGCGCGAGGGCAAGAACTCCGAGGACTCCCCGGACGCGGAGGGCGGATGGCTCGACTGGCTGCGCGACTGCGGCGTGCCCGCCATCAGCGGTGTGGACACGCGCGCTCTCGTGCGCCACATCCGCGACCGTGGAGCGATGCGCGGCGGGATCTTCCCCGGCGAGCTTCCCGAGCCGGAGGCGCGAGAACGAGTGGACGCGGAGCCGTCCATGAGCGGCGCCGACCTCGCTCGCGAGGTGACCTCCGCCGAGCCGGTCGAACTGGGCGCCCAGTCCCCGTCCGAGGCCAGTGGCCCGCACGTGGTGGGCATCGACACGGGGATCAAGCTGTCAATAATTCGGCAACTTCGCGAGCGAAGTTGCCGGTTGACCTTGCTCCCGTGCTCGGTCAGCGCGGACGAGGTCTTGGCGAGGGACCCGGACCTGGTCTTGCTCGCCAACGGCCCGGGGGACCCGGCGGCGCTCGACTACATCGTCGAGACGATCCGAGAGCTGGTTGGCAAGCGGCCCGTGTTCGGAATCTGCCTCGGCCACCAGCTGCTCTGCCGGGCGGTGGGCCTGGAGACGTTCAAGCTGCCCTTCGGCCACCGGGGTGCCAACCACCCGGTCAAGGACCTGGCCACAGGGCGCATCGAGATCACCTCGCAGAACCATGGCTTCGCGGTCCAGGGGCCGAACGGTGAGCTGCGGATCGAAGCCGACGAGCCGATCCGCTGGGAGACCGACTTCGGCGCCGGCGAGCTCTCGCACCTGAATCTCTACGACCGCACGGTCGAGGGGCTCGTGCTCCGAGAAGTCCCGGGGGCCACTGTCCAGTATCACCCGGAGGCGGCGCCCGGGCCGCACGACGCGCGCTACCTGTTCGACCGCTTCCTGGACCTGGCGAGTGCCTAG
- a CDS encoding hydrolase — MSAQKLDPQRAALVVIDVQEGFRKAVPTFNQVARATAALVKGAKAVGVPIVVTEQYPKGLGKTVPEVAEQLPEGVAPIEKVCFSAPEADGFDLAGRDQAVVCGIEAHVCVNQTALDLLDEGVEVHVARDAVGSRFDENREIGLAKAERAGAVITSVETALFELVGRAGTDEFKQVQKVVLDFAPNP, encoded by the coding sequence ATGAGCGCGCAGAAGCTCGACCCACAGCGCGCCGCACTGGTCGTGATCGACGTTCAGGAGGGATTTCGCAAGGCGGTGCCGACCTTCAACCAGGTGGCCCGAGCCACAGCCGCCCTGGTCAAGGGGGCCAAGGCGGTTGGGGTCCCGATCGTCGTCACCGAGCAGTATCCGAAGGGCCTCGGAAAGACGGTGCCCGAGGTCGCCGAGCAGTTGCCCGAGGGCGTGGCGCCGATCGAGAAGGTCTGCTTCTCAGCTCCGGAGGCCGACGGCTTCGACCTTGCGGGCCGAGACCAGGCGGTCGTCTGCGGGATCGAGGCGCACGTCTGCGTGAACCAGACGGCGCTCGACCTGCTCGACGAGGGGGTCGAGGTGCATGTGGCGCGTGACGCGGTGGGCTCGCGCTTCGACGAGAACCGCGAGATCGGCCTGGCCAAGGCCGAGCGCGCGGGGGCGGTGATCACCAGTGTCGAGACGGCGCTGTTCGAGCTCGTGGGGCGCGCCGGGACCGACGAGTTCAAGCAGGTGCAGAAGGTGGTACTCGACTTCGCGCCCAACCCGTGA
- a CDS encoding dihydroorotase: MSESRSIASLDWRGAEAGPGGDLVVRRASVLDARAGIEGTYDVVVRGGEIAELADPGSADPRRSTGGEAELIEAEGMAVFPAFFDPHVHLRTPGDEDEEDIETGTRAAAAGGYCGILGMANTQPHVETAADIRSLREQAAEEGSVPAGFLACVTRGMGGEELTEMAELRDAGAVGFSDDGLPISNARVLRRALQYQRLVGAQIALHEEDHDLSRPAGAHQPHLGGAMHEGLVSAALGLAGIPSVAESTMIARDAALAAYEDARVHVQHLSARESVNAVAAAKEAGVRISCEVTPHHLTLTDEAVRSLDARFKMNPPLRSEDDRQVLIDGLRSGVIDCVATDHAPHSLDEKEVPFEEAAMGVTGLETAFSVLHADLVVPGVLELAVLVERMSAGAAPFGLELPSLVPGSEANLVLFDPASEWEPGLEGWESRSQNSCFAGRRLRGRVLMTVVAGRVAYRQRSFAMGVA, translated from the coding sequence TTGAGCGAATCGCGATCGATCGCCTCGCTGGACTGGCGCGGCGCCGAGGCTGGGCCCGGAGGGGACCTGGTGGTGCGGCGGGCCTCGGTGCTGGACGCGCGGGCGGGAATCGAGGGGACGTATGACGTTGTCGTGCGGGGGGGCGAGATCGCCGAGCTGGCGGACCCCGGCAGCGCGGACCCGCGGCGGTCGACCGGAGGAGAGGCCGAGCTGATCGAAGCAGAAGGCATGGCCGTCTTTCCGGCCTTCTTCGATCCTCACGTTCACCTCCGCACCCCCGGGGATGAGGATGAGGAGGACATCGAGACCGGCACGCGCGCCGCCGCGGCAGGCGGCTACTGCGGGATCCTGGGGATGGCGAACACCCAGCCACACGTCGAGACGGCCGCGGACATTCGGTCGCTTCGCGAGCAGGCGGCTGAGGAGGGCTCCGTTCCCGCCGGATTCCTGGCCTGCGTCACCCGTGGCATGGGGGGCGAGGAGCTGACCGAGATGGCCGAGCTCCGCGACGCAGGGGCCGTCGGGTTCTCGGACGACGGCCTGCCGATCTCAAACGCGCGCGTGCTGCGCCGGGCGCTGCAATACCAGCGGCTGGTTGGAGCGCAGATCGCGCTTCACGAGGAGGACCACGACCTCTCCCGGCCCGCCGGGGCGCACCAGCCGCACCTTGGCGGGGCGATGCACGAGGGGCTCGTTTCCGCAGCGTTGGGCCTCGCCGGCATCCCCTCGGTTGCCGAGTCCACGATGATCGCGCGCGACGCCGCGCTGGCCGCCTACGAGGACGCCCGCGTCCACGTCCAGCACCTGTCCGCGCGCGAGTCCGTGAATGCCGTGGCGGCGGCGAAGGAGGCAGGCGTAAGGATCAGCTGCGAGGTCACACCGCATCACCTGACGCTCACCGACGAGGCGGTCAGGAGCCTCGATGCCCGCTTCAAGATGAACCCTCCGCTCCGCTCGGAGGATGACCGCCAGGTGCTGATCGACGGCCTGCGCTCCGGGGTGATCGATTGCGTGGCCACGGACCACGCGCCCCACTCGCTGGACGAGAAGGAGGTTCCATTCGAGGAGGCCGCCATGGGCGTCACGGGGCTCGAGACTGCGTTCTCTGTGCTGCACGCCGACCTGGTCGTCCCGGGGGTGCTGGAGCTGGCAGTGCTCGTCGAGCGGATGAGTGCCGGCGCTGCTCCCTTTGGTCTCGAGCTTCCCAGTCTGGTTCCGGGGAGCGAGGCGAACTTGGTGCTGTTCGACCCCGCCTCGGAGTGGGAGCCGGGCCTCGAGGGCTGGGAGAGCCGCTCCCAGAATTCGTGCTTTGCGGGTCGGCGCCTACGCGGCAGGGTCCTGATGACCGTGGTCGCGGGCCGGGTCGCTTACCGGCAGCGCAGCTTTGCGATGGGAGTGGCATGA
- a CDS encoding aspartate carbamoyltransferase catalytic subunit, giving the protein MMRNLLAIGDLERSDIERITDRAEGFAEVGRRDIKKVPTLRGRTIITLFYESSTRTSSSFELAAKRLSADVVSVKAAGSSVDKGESLKDTIAAFGAYGPEAIVIRSPHAGAAELVARWSEAAVINAGDGKHEHPTQALLDVYTLRQRLGSLEGKRIWIIGDVLHSRVARSNVLAFCAMGAEVTVCGPPTLIPRGFAEAFGCRVAYELDELGEAHVVYALRMQQERMHESFVPSIREYAARYQIDSRRLGPRQLLMHPGPVNRGVELSPEVVDAPNSLIAEQVESGLVVRMAILYELLAGGRPRPGGARAGDPAELPGPMPVKEPA; this is encoded by the coding sequence ATGATGAGGAATCTGCTGGCGATCGGCGACCTGGAGCGCTCGGACATCGAGCGCATCACCGACCGAGCGGAGGGATTCGCCGAAGTCGGGCGGCGTGACATCAAGAAGGTGCCGACGCTGCGCGGGCGGACGATCATCACCCTGTTCTATGAGTCGAGCACCCGAACCAGCTCGTCGTTCGAGCTGGCGGCCAAGCGGCTCTCGGCCGACGTGGTCTCGGTTAAGGCGGCCGGCTCCTCGGTCGACAAGGGCGAGTCCCTGAAGGACACGATCGCCGCCTTCGGCGCCTATGGCCCCGAGGCGATCGTGATTCGCTCGCCCCACGCGGGCGCCGCCGAGCTGGTCGCCCGTTGGAGCGAGGCGGCGGTGATCAATGCCGGGGACGGCAAGCACGAGCACCCCACCCAGGCGCTGCTGGACGTCTACACGCTGCGGCAGCGCCTCGGCTCGCTGGAGGGCAAACGGATCTGGATCATCGGTGACGTTCTGCACAGCCGCGTCGCCCGCTCCAACGTGCTCGCCTTCTGCGCCATGGGCGCCGAGGTGACGGTCTGCGGGCCGCCGACGCTGATCCCACGCGGGTTCGCCGAGGCGTTTGGCTGCCGGGTCGCGTACGAGCTCGACGAGCTTGGCGAGGCCCACGTCGTCTACGCGCTGCGAATGCAGCAGGAGCGGATGCACGAGTCCTTCGTGCCCTCGATTCGCGAGTACGCCGCCCGTTATCAGATCGACTCCCGCCGGCTTGGCCCGCGGCAGCTGCTCATGCACCCGGGGCCCGTGAACCGGGGAGTCGAGCTCTCGCCGGAGGTGGTCGACGCTCCGAACTCGCTGATCGCCGAGCAGGTCGAAAGTGGACTGGTGGTTCGGATGGCGATCCTCTACGAGCTATTGGCAGGCGGTCGGCCGCGCCCCGGCGGCGCGCGCGCCGGCGACCCCGCCGAGTTGCCCGGGCCGATGCCCGTCAAGGAGCCGGCTTGA
- the pyrR gene encoding bifunctional pyr operon transcriptional regulator/uracil phosphoribosyltransferase PyrR: MSASDRVVLDRDDLSRTLVRIAHEVVEKNPGSERLALVGIHTRGALLGQRLHALVGELTGSEVPLGDLDISFYRDDVNNRRPGGGPVVHDSHLDFDLDGRTVVLVDDVLFTGRTVRAAIDALFDYGRPEKVQLAVLVDRGHRELPIRPDYVGKNLPTSPEERVYVRVEELDEVDEVTIADMAEVQR; encoded by the coding sequence GTGAGCGCTAGCGACAGGGTCGTCCTTGACCGCGACGATCTGAGCCGCACCCTGGTGCGGATTGCCCACGAGGTCGTCGAAAAGAACCCGGGCTCCGAGCGCCTGGCCCTGGTCGGCATCCACACCCGCGGTGCGCTCCTTGGCCAGAGGCTGCACGCGCTGGTGGGCGAGCTGACCGGGTCCGAGGTGCCGCTCGGCGACCTGGACATCTCCTTTTACCGCGACGACGTCAACAACCGCCGGCCTGGTGGCGGGCCTGTCGTTCATGACTCACACCTCGACTTCGACCTGGATGGGCGCACCGTGGTACTCGTCGACGACGTCCTGTTCACCGGCCGTACGGTGCGGGCGGCGATCGACGCCCTGTTCGACTACGGCCGTCCCGAGAAGGTGCAGCTCGCGGTCCTCGTTGACCGCGGCCACCGCGAGCTGCCGATCCGCCCCGACTACGTGGGCAAGAACCTGCCCACCTCCCCGGAGGAGCGGGTCTACGTCCGGGTCGAGGAGCTGGACGAGGTCGACGAGGTGACGATCGCCGATATGGCTGAGGTCCAGAGATGA
- a CDS encoding alpha/beta fold hydrolase, translated as MPPPDATREAVEVHQAAGRRFQAGGLQSFVREQGRGAPVVLLHGVPTSSFLYRKVIPVLAQQDLQGVAFDFPGLGLADRPVEFDYSWSGLARWTGDAIDALGIDRCHLVVHDIGGPIGFEWAIRNPERVHSLTALDTMLELDGFRRPWSMRPFAIPGVGWVALRTLSRFGFSEAFYAQGIANRRAVPRHEVYAHYELLKRGDGGRAFLRIMRGFELTQAKQRFLWEGLAERGYPARIAWGERDRALGLDQLQVVQRVLGVDEPVLLPAKHYVQEDQAVAVAQVIADLAAPLG; from the coding sequence ATGCCTCCGCCGGACGCCACACGCGAGGCCGTCGAGGTCCACCAGGCCGCCGGGCGGCGATTTCAGGCGGGGGGCCTTCAGAGCTTCGTTCGCGAGCAGGGCCGAGGAGCGCCGGTCGTGCTCCTGCACGGTGTTCCCACGAGCTCCTTCCTCTATCGCAAGGTGATCCCGGTGCTGGCCCAGCAGGACCTGCAAGGAGTGGCCTTCGACTTCCCCGGGCTGGGGCTGGCCGACCGTCCGGTCGAGTTCGACTATTCGTGGTCCGGCCTCGCCCGCTGGACCGGCGACGCAATCGACGCGCTCGGAATCGATCGCTGCCATCTCGTCGTCCACGACATCGGTGGCCCAATCGGCTTCGAGTGGGCGATCCGAAACCCCGAGCGCGTCCACTCCCTGACCGCCCTCGACACGATGCTCGAGCTGGACGGCTTCCGGCGCCCTTGGTCGATGCGGCCGTTTGCGATCCCGGGGGTCGGTTGGGTCGCGCTTCGAACCCTCTCCCGCTTTGGCTTCTCCGAGGCCTTCTACGCGCAGGGGATCGCCAACCGGCGCGCCGTCCCGCGGCATGAGGTCTACGCTCATTACGAGCTGCTCAAGCGCGGCGACGGAGGGCGCGCCTTCCTGCGGATCATGCGCGGATTCGAGCTCACCCAGGCAAAGCAGCGCTTCCTCTGGGAGGGCCTGGCCGAGCGGGGCTATCCGGCACGGATCGCGTGGGGCGAACGCGACCGGGCTCTCGGGCTTGATCAATTGCAGGTGGTGCAACGGGTGCTGGGGGTCGACGAGCCGGTCCTCCTGCCCGCGAAGCACTACGTCCAAGAGGACCAGGCGGTGGCGGTGGCGCAGGTGATCGCGGACCTGGCCGCGCCCTTGGGCTAG
- the rnz gene encoding ribonuclease Z, with protein sequence MDLSVVFLGTGGSVPTARRATACLLARVGGERLLFDCGEGSQRQMQRSTGLVQVDEVYLTHYHADHYLGLPGLLKTYDLQGRERLLRIVGPPGLKALFDALRRILGRISYDVELVELGEGDALPHDGYEVRCFAVDHQVPAHGYAVVEDQRPGRFDPERAAGLGVEPGPDFGRLQAGEAVLGADGQVHPEQVMGEARRGRKVVITGDTAPCEMTRLAAHEAELLVHDGSFADAELERAVETSHSTARQAGELARAADVKLLTLVHVSTRYDVRDVLAEAREAFPATEAPRDFDVVEIPFEERGEPRLVENGTRAAAPGQP encoded by the coding sequence ATGGACCTCTCGGTCGTCTTCCTCGGGACGGGCGGCTCTGTGCCCACCGCGCGCCGTGCCACCGCCTGCCTGCTGGCGCGAGTAGGCGGCGAGCGGCTGCTGTTCGACTGCGGCGAGGGGTCTCAGCGCCAGATGCAGCGATCGACCGGGCTCGTGCAGGTGGACGAGGTCTACCTCACCCACTATCACGCCGACCACTACCTCGGTCTGCCCGGGCTCCTGAAGACCTATGACCTCCAGGGCCGCGAGCGCTTGCTGCGGATCGTCGGACCCCCCGGGCTGAAGGCTCTGTTCGATGCTCTCCGCCGAATCCTCGGCCGGATCTCCTACGACGTCGAACTGGTGGAGCTTGGGGAGGGCGACGCGCTTCCCCACGACGGCTACGAGGTGCGCTGCTTCGCGGTTGATCATCAGGTCCCCGCCCACGGCTACGCGGTGGTCGAGGACCAGCGTCCGGGGCGCTTCGACCCCGAGCGCGCGGCGGGCTTGGGAGTGGAGCCCGGCCCCGACTTCGGCAGGCTTCAGGCCGGCGAGGCGGTCCTGGGGGCAGACGGCCAGGTTCACCCCGAGCAGGTCATGGGGGAGGCGCGCCGGGGCCGGAAGGTGGTGATCACTGGGGACACGGCGCCCTGCGAGATGACCCGCCTGGCCGCCCACGAGGCCGAGCTGCTCGTGCACGATGGGAGCTTCGCCGACGCCGAGCTGGAACGAGCGGTCGAGACGAGTCATTCGACGGCCCGGCAGGCGGGGGAGCTGGCGCGGGCGGCGGACGTCAAGCTCCTGACGCTGGTTCACGTCTCGACTCGCTACGACGTCCGGGACGTGCTGGCCGAGGCGCGCGAGGCATTCCCGGCGACCGAGGCGCCCCGGGATTTCGACGTGGTCGAGATCCCGTTCGAGGAGCGGGGCGAGCCACGACTGGTGGAAAACGGGACGCGGGCGGCGGCCCCCGGTCAGCCCTAG
- a CDS encoding nuclear transport factor 2 family protein, with translation MSQENVEVAEPVRRLLAAFNKRDWGAFSVALDPEVEYAPVEEHATFRGPEALVRYAEQWFEAWDTFSVEAEEVESTPAENRAFSAIRMRGTGKGSGVELDQRGFWVYELRGSRIYRIIEYSDRAEALKAAGLSE, from the coding sequence ATGTCGCAAGAGAACGTGGAGGTCGCCGAGCCGGTGAGGAGGCTCCTTGCCGCATTCAACAAGCGCGACTGGGGCGCGTTCTCCGTAGCGCTTGACCCTGAGGTGGAGTACGCGCCCGTCGAGGAGCACGCCACCTTTCGAGGCCCCGAGGCACTCGTCCGGTATGCGGAGCAGTGGTTTGAGGCCTGGGACACGTTCTCGGTGGAGGCGGAGGAGGTCGAGAGCACGCCGGCAGAGAACCGTGCGTTTAGCGCCATACGCATGCGGGGCACGGGCAAGGGGAGCGGGGTCGAGCTCGACCAGCGAGGCTTCTGGGTTTACGAGTTGCGCGGCAGCAGGATCTACCGCATCATCGAGTACAGCGACCGAGCCGAAGCCCTCAAAGCCGCTGGGCTTTCGGAGTAG
- a CDS encoding nuclear transport factor 2 family protein — MSQENVERLRVWLEAWNLDDLAKGVFDPSLVDPDVTYEDDILPDHATEVYRGYEGLAHAGRVWLEPFERYNLELERVVDAGEFVMSLHRFRATFRRTGIEFDLPLAWLYTFRDGRITRWQAFPSEEEALEAAGLSE; from the coding sequence ATGTCGCAGGAGAACGTGGAGAGGCTCCGGGTCTGGCTGGAGGCATGGAATCTTGATGACTTGGCGAAAGGCGTCTTCGATCCTTCGCTCGTCGATCCGGATGTCACATACGAGGACGACATCCTCCCCGACCATGCGACCGAGGTCTATCGAGGCTACGAGGGCTTGGCGCACGCGGGGCGCGTCTGGCTTGAACCGTTCGAGAGGTACAACCTTGAACTGGAGCGGGTCGTGGACGCAGGGGAGTTCGTCATGTCCCTTCACCGATTTCGAGCAACGTTTCGACGCACGGGCATTGAGTTCGATCTGCCGCTTGCGTGGCTCTATACGTTTCGAGACGGAAGAATCACGCGTTGGCAAGCGTTTCCTTCCGAGGAAGAGGCCCTCGAAGCCGCCGGCCTTTCGGAGTAG
- a CDS encoding NAD-dependent epimerase/dehydratase family protein: MPDSSALVTGGRGFVGGWLCRELVGRGQRVVSLDRVARDGRPSALALLEVEGQVAEVDGDLLDEDLLRATLDAHQVDVVFHLAAQTIVGTASASPASTFETNVQGTWTLLEACRERGVDRVVVASSDKAYGTHEQLPYREDFALRPTAPYESSKAAADLIARSYWQAYGLPVAVTRFANVYGGGDTNFSRLIPEVVSAALDGRPPVLRSDGSPERDFLYVEDAAGAYLAIADALDRDEVCGQAFNAGSGRPHAVAQVVELIARLAGTGVQPDLRGTGSPEGEIDRQYVDPEKIRELVGWEPKVDLEQGLRRTIDWYREHPEVRAPA, from the coding sequence GTGCCCGATAGCTCGGCCCTGGTAACCGGAGGACGCGGGTTCGTCGGCGGCTGGCTCTGCCGGGAGCTCGTCGGCCGTGGCCAACGGGTCGTCTCGCTCGACCGGGTCGCCCGGGACGGCCGACCCTCGGCGCTGGCGTTGCTGGAGGTCGAGGGCCAGGTCGCGGAGGTCGACGGCGATCTTCTCGACGAGGATCTCCTGCGCGCTACGCTTGACGCCCACCAGGTGGATGTCGTGTTCCACCTTGCCGCGCAGACGATCGTCGGCACGGCCTCTGCGTCTCCGGCCTCGACCTTCGAGACCAACGTTCAGGGCACCTGGACCCTGCTCGAGGCCTGCCGCGAGCGTGGGGTGGACCGTGTCGTGGTGGCTTCCTCCGACAAGGCCTACGGGACCCACGAGCAGCTGCCCTACCGCGAGGACTTCGCGCTGCGGCCGACCGCGCCGTATGAGTCCAGCAAGGCCGCCGCCGACCTCATCGCTCGCAGCTACTGGCAGGCGTACGGGCTGCCGGTCGCGGTGACCCGCTTCGCGAATGTCTACGGCGGCGGCGACACGAACTTCTCGCGCCTGATCCCCGAGGTCGTCAGCGCCGCACTCGACGGTCGCCCGCCGGTGCTTCGTTCCGACGGCTCCCCGGAGCGCGACTTCCTCTATGTCGAGGACGCAGCCGGCGCTTACCTGGCGATCGCCGACGCCCTGGACCGCGACGAGGTATGCGGGCAGGCCTTCAATGCGGGCAGCGGTCGCCCGCATGCAGTGGCACAGGTCGTGGAGCTGATAGCCCGCCTCGCGGGCACGGGCGTCCAACCGGACCTTCGTGGCACCGGAAGCCCCGAGGGCGAGATCGATCGCCAGTACGTGGACCCGGAGAAGATCCGCGAGCTGGTCGGCTGGGAGCCGAAGGTCGACCTCGAGCAGGGATTGCGCCGCACAATCGATTGGTACCGCGAGCACCCCGAGGTCCGGGCCCCGGCCTGA